A genomic segment from Candidatus Leptovillus gracilis encodes:
- a CDS encoding DNA alkylation repair protein: MSDSTLFKDNMNAALAQRLAEHIQAVYPSFDAAGFVGQIAPQLPPRELKERVAVFSAALHDFLPPDYGTAVTILLQILPPETPPEDGIFNGSLGWALWSVAHFVEVYGLDDLELSLTAMHTITKSFSCEFAIRPFLVRYPAHTLAALQAWATDPSPHVRRLVSEGTRPRLPWGMRLQQFIADPTPTLALLEQLKDDPSDYVRRSVANHLNDISKDNPELALATLARWNAGEPSAETAWITRHALRSLVKAGHPAALALQGFGAAQVSLSQLVIEPTAVQLGESLTVRFSLHNDTAVAQNLVIDYVVHFVKANGRTAPKVFKLKTAVLPPHADLTVQKRHAIKPITTRRYYPGRHRLEIQVNGQIIGGDSFELLP; encoded by the coding sequence ATGAGCGATTCAACTCTCTTTAAGGACAACATGAACGCAGCGCTGGCGCAGAGGCTGGCGGAACATATTCAGGCGGTGTACCCGTCGTTCGACGCCGCCGGGTTTGTGGGACAAATTGCCCCCCAACTACCGCCGCGCGAGCTAAAGGAGCGCGTGGCTGTTTTTAGCGCGGCGCTGCACGATTTTTTGCCGCCAGATTATGGCACGGCCGTTACCATCCTCCTGCAAATTCTGCCACCAGAGACGCCGCCGGAAGACGGCATCTTCAACGGCAGCCTGGGCTGGGCCTTGTGGTCGGTGGCCCATTTTGTGGAGGTATACGGTCTGGATGATCTGGAACTGTCGCTGACCGCCATGCACACCATCACCAAAAGTTTTTCGTGCGAATTTGCCATACGGCCGTTTCTCGTCCGTTACCCGGCGCACACTCTGGCCGCCTTGCAGGCCTGGGCCACCGACCCCAGCCCTCACGTGCGCCGCCTGGTCAGCGAAGGCACGCGCCCGCGCCTGCCCTGGGGAATGCGCCTGCAGCAGTTCATCGCCGACCCCACACCGACCCTGGCGCTGCTGGAACAACTCAAGGACGATCCCTCGGACTATGTGCGCCGCTCCGTCGCCAACCATCTCAACGACATCAGCAAAGACAACCCGGAGTTGGCGCTGGCGACGCTGGCGCGCTGGAACGCCGGCGAACCGTCCGCGGAAACGGCCTGGATCACCCGCCACGCCTTGCGCTCGCTGGTGAAGGCCGGCCATCCGGCGGCGCTGGCGCTGCAAGGCTTTGGCGCAGCGCAGGTTAGTTTGTCTCAGTTGGTCATCGAACCGACGGCCGTTCAGCTAGGCGAATCCTTAACCGTGCGCTTTAGCCTGCACAACGACACGGCCGTCGCCCAAAACCTGGTGATTGATTATGTGGTCCATTTTGTGAAGGCCAACGGCCGTACCGCCCCCAAGGTGTTTAAGCTGAAAACGGCCGTGCTGCCCCCCCACGCCGACCTGACGGTGCAAAAACGCCACGCCATCAAACCGATCACCACCCGCCGCTATTACCCCGGACGCCATCGCCTGGAAATTCAGGTCAACGGCCAGATCATTGGCGGCGACAGCTTCGAGTTACTGCCCTGA